In Phycisphaerae bacterium, the following proteins share a genomic window:
- a CDS encoding tRNA-dihydrouridine synthase family protein, which produces MLKLGDLCLDIPLFQAPMAGYTDRAMRHLARRYGPVLTFPGVVLAKVACHRRIVAKLKLAAREDEHPIGIQIMGSLVEEMVEAARNLRGCGYDLVDLNFACPAPKVLRRERGGSILRQPELALDIFRRVREAVDCPVMVKLRAGYDDSEAARDSFWRLCEALATEAVDALVVHGRTVFQRYRGKADWQILAELKRRFPKTTILGSGDIFSAEVIRQRLAETGVDGVTVARGAVGNPWIFRDARAVLTGGAEPPPPDLQEQGATIMEHFEMVAGLSSESRAIHYFRKFYNGYTKYHPERRQVQRALCSSTDKNELFSIVRSWYSAA; this is translated from the coding sequence GTGCTGAAACTGGGCGATCTTTGTCTGGACATTCCGCTGTTTCAGGCCCCGATGGCCGGCTACACCGACCGGGCGATGCGCCATCTGGCCCGTCGCTACGGACCGGTGCTGACGTTTCCGGGCGTGGTGCTGGCCAAGGTGGCGTGCCACCGCCGGATCGTGGCAAAGCTCAAGCTGGCCGCCCGGGAGGATGAGCATCCGATCGGCATTCAGATCATGGGTTCGCTGGTCGAGGAGATGGTCGAAGCGGCGCGGAACCTCCGCGGATGCGGGTACGATCTGGTCGATCTGAACTTCGCCTGCCCAGCCCCCAAGGTTCTCCGCCGCGAGCGGGGCGGATCGATCCTGCGCCAGCCGGAACTGGCCCTGGACATCTTTCGTCGGGTGCGCGAGGCGGTGGACTGCCCGGTGATGGTGAAACTGCGGGCTGGGTACGACGATTCGGAGGCGGCCAGGGACAGTTTCTGGCGCCTCTGCGAGGCCCTGGCGACAGAGGCGGTTGATGCGCTGGTTGTTCACGGCCGGACGGTGTTTCAGCGTTACCGCGGCAAAGCGGACTGGCAGATCCTGGCTGAGTTGAAGCGGCGGTTCCCCAAGACGACGATTCTTGGCAGCGGTGATATCTTCTCAGCCGAGGTTATTCGTCAGCGGCTGGCTGAGACGGGCGTGGACGGGGTGACGGTGGCCCGCGGGGCGGTGGGCAACCCGTGGATCTTCCGCGACGCCCGGGCCGTTTTGACCGGTGGGGCCGAACCGCCTCCGCCGGACCTGCAAGAGCAGGGGGCGACGATCATGGAGCACTTCGAGATGGTCGCCGGCCTGTCCAGCGAGTCGCGGGCCATTCACTACTTCCGCAAGTTCTACAATGGCTACACCAAGTACCACCCGGAGCGGCGGCAGGTTCAGCGGGCATTGTGTAGTTCCACTGATAAAA